In one Modestobacter sp. L9-4 genomic region, the following are encoded:
- a CDS encoding TIGR03089 family protein: MPTSPPSTPATLLAAALRRDAAAPLVTFYDDVSGERTELSATTLANWVAKTANLLQEEFDVGPGSTVGVALPVHWQTAAVLLGTWSCGAAVLETAAEDDDRLTAADVVLADADRLPPLEELGLAELLGLSLHPLGMGMTGYTGPARDFALEVRGQGDVFSPWQPVDPAGTGLVLGGGSLTLAGLADTATELAGRLGIAAGDRVMVDERAATEAGPVAWLLAPLAAGASLVLCRAAAPSGLAHRAATERVTATLGLSLDGIRELGRPA, translated from the coding sequence GTGCCCACCTCTCCCCCCAGCACTCCCGCCACCCTGCTGGCCGCGGCGCTCCGCCGGGACGCGGCCGCGCCGCTGGTCACGTTCTACGACGACGTCTCCGGCGAGCGCACCGAGCTGTCGGCCACCACGCTGGCCAACTGGGTGGCCAAGACGGCCAACCTGCTGCAGGAGGAGTTCGACGTCGGCCCGGGCAGCACCGTGGGGGTCGCGCTGCCGGTGCACTGGCAGACCGCCGCCGTGCTGCTGGGCACCTGGAGCTGCGGGGCCGCCGTCCTGGAGACCGCCGCCGAGGACGACGACCGGCTCACCGCCGCCGACGTCGTGCTGGCCGACGCCGACCGGCTGCCGCCGCTGGAGGAGCTCGGCCTGGCCGAGCTGCTCGGGCTGTCGCTGCACCCGCTGGGCATGGGGATGACCGGCTACACCGGCCCGGCCCGGGACTTCGCGCTCGAGGTCCGCGGCCAGGGCGACGTCTTCTCCCCCTGGCAGCCGGTGGACCCCGCGGGCACCGGGCTGGTGCTCGGCGGCGGGTCGCTCACGCTGGCCGGCCTCGCCGACACCGCCACCGAGCTCGCCGGCCGGCTGGGCATCGCCGCCGGCGACCGGGTGATGGTCGACGAGCGGGCGGCCACCGAGGCCGGCCCGGTGGCCTGGCTGCTGGCCCCGCTGGCCGCCGGCGCCTCGCTGGTGCTGTGCCGGGCCGCGGCGCCGTCGGGCCTGGCGCACCGCGCCGCGACCGAGCGGGTCACCGCTACCCTCGGGCTCTCCCTCGACGGCATCCGCGAGCTGGGCCGCCCGGCCTGA
- a CDS encoding phosphatase PAP2 family protein, producing the protein MTSARGNRLVRLDHAVLRSTRRALGSTPAVPAARAMSHFGEHALGWIAIGGLGWLSGRRRDEWAAGVTGVVAAHAAGVVVKRVVRRVRPALHDVPALVSTPSRLSFPSAHSTSTAAAAVGFAPMLGAPVMATVTGAMLVSRVLLGVHYPTDVVTGAALGATVATVVRRRLLPRPVPTAGRKA; encoded by the coding sequence ATGACTTCTGCACGCGGGAACCGCCTCGTCCGACTGGACCACGCGGTGCTCCGGTCGACCCGCCGCGCCCTGGGCTCGACGCCCGCCGTCCCGGCCGCCCGGGCGATGTCCCACTTCGGTGAGCACGCCCTGGGCTGGATCGCGATCGGGGGCCTGGGCTGGCTGTCCGGTCGCCGGCGCGACGAGTGGGCCGCCGGCGTCACCGGTGTCGTCGCCGCCCACGCCGCCGGCGTCGTGGTCAAGCGGGTGGTGCGCCGCGTGCGCCCGGCCCTGCACGACGTCCCCGCGCTGGTGTCGACCCCCAGCCGGCTGTCCTTCCCCAGCGCGCACAGCACCTCCACCGCGGCGGCCGCCGTGGGCTTCGCGCCGATGCTGGGCGCGCCCGTGATGGCCACGGTGACCGGCGCGATGCTGGTCTCCCGCGTGCTGCTGGGCGTGCACTACCCGACCGACGTGGTCACCGGGGCCGCGCTGGGGGCCACCGTGGCCACTGTCGTCCGGCGTCGGCTCCTCCCTCGTCCCGTCCCGACCGCCGGCAGGAAGGCGTGA